From Mustela nigripes isolate SB6536 chromosome 13, MUSNIG.SB6536, whole genome shotgun sequence, one genomic window encodes:
- the NUDT14 gene encoding uridine diphosphate glucose pyrophosphatase NUDT14 isoform X5, with amino-acid sequence MERIEGAAVGRCAASPYLRPLTLHYRQNGTQKSWDFMKTHDSVAILMFNSSQQSLVLVKQFRPAVYAGEVERHFPGSLAAVDHDGARELPVALPGSAGVTYELCAGLVDQPGLSLEEVACAEAWEECGYRLSPSELRRVATYKTRR; translated from the exons ATGGAGCGCATCGAGGGGGCGGCGGTGGGCCGCTGCGCAGCCTCGCCCTACCTGCGGCCGCTCACGCTGCACTACCGCCAG AATGGCACTCAGAAGTCATGGGACTTCATGAAGACACATGACAG tgtGGCCATTCTCATGTTCAACTCTTCCCAGCAGAGCCTGGTGTTGGTGAAGCAGTTCCGGCCAG CTGTGTATGCGGGCGAGGTGGAGCGCCACTTCCCAGGGTCCCTGGCAGCGGTGGACCACGACGGAGCCCGGGAGCTGCCTGTGGCTCTGCCTGGCTCAGCGGGGGTCACGTATGAGCTGTGTGCGGGCCTCGTGGACCAGCCTGGGCTGTCGCTGGAGGAAGTGGCCTGCGCAGAGGCTTGGGAGGAGTGCGGCTACCGCCTGTCTCCCTCCGAGCTGCGCCGGGTCGCCACCTACAA GACGAGACGTTAG
- the LOC132000320 gene encoding collagen alpha-1(I) chain-like yields MGRPAPPLPSGAWPDPVPQPWQGPPRTVGLMWARAALAWGQWDSRPQPGLKGCGGAGRLRGWPSLGEGGRLGVSPGRTPRPTSRQRAYQRGVCRIPVLTSLEPQHSGPGLLGHTLPHGYARVSPELTATPHPCSQPRGDPRSQRGAVGPGTPKTHEPQGGPGPPGRRNPGNNALRGTDFPSTEKIESNRMATSCICAQGVTHTETSQRGASGQVCWAGCCRSPARPRPPRQAGPPSHLSCGPQPTPSSWAVEKGSHGAGGMPWGASRRRETQPEDTGCMRRAYWGTAGPCSREVRVGMPAGCRGVGHECWRAGQGRGSHEDGAAWASFCILDEGVRWLVDSPGYEASKARHVGAETDNAQGPGQCAVQSGPGSQTRTLGEVGPACRVGTAPGSSRRILRAPPGVFPLRRRGVRAGPWGRRCDP; encoded by the coding sequence ATGGGAAGGCCTGCCCCACCACTGCCCTCAGGGGCCTGGCCCGACCCTGTACCCCAGCCATGGCAGGGTCCCCCCAGGACCGTGGGGCTCATGTGGGCCAGAGCCGCGCTGGCCTGGGGACAGTGGGACAGCAGGCCCCAGCCAGGTCTCAAAGGCtgcgggggggcagggaggcttCGGGGGTGGCCCTCTTTGGGCGAGGGAGGCAGGCTTGGCGTGAGCCCAGGCAGGACCCCAAGGcctacaagcaggcagagagcctacCAGCGGGGTGTGTGTAGAATCCCAGTCCTGACCTCACTTGAGCCCCAACACTCCGGACCCGGGCTCCTGGGTCACACGCTGCCTCATGGGTATGCCCGCGTCTCCCCAGAGCTGACAGCTACACCCCACCCATGTTCCCAGCCTCGAGGCGACCCCAGGTCTCAAAGGGGAGCAGTTGGGCCTGGAACCCCCAAAACGCATGAGCCGCAGGGCGGCCCGGGCCCACCCGGAAGACGCAACCCGGGGAACAATGCCCTTCGTGGGACAGACTTTCCCTCCACGGAGAAAATAGAGTCTAACAGAATGGCGACTTCCTGCATTTGTGCCCAAGGGGTGACTCACACGGAGACCTCCCAGAGAGGAGCCTCCGGCCAAGTCTGCTGGGCTGGGTGCTGCCGGAGCCCCGCACGCCCCAGGCCCCCAAGACAGGCAGGGCCCCCCAGCCACCTGTCCTGCGGGCCTCAGCCCACCCCCAGCAGCTGGGCCGTGGAGAAGGGCAGCCACGGGGCTGGGGGGATGCCGTGGGGGGCTTCCCGGAGGAGAGAGACCCAGCCAGAGGATACTGGGTGCATGAGGAGAGCTTATTGGGGGACAGCGGGTCCCTGCTCCAGAGAAGTGAGGGTCGGGATGCCTGCAGGCTGTAGGGGGGTGGGCCACGAGTGCTGGCGAGCAGGGCAGGGTCGAGGGAGCCATGAGGATGGGGCTGCCTGGGCCTCCTTCTGCATTCTGGATGAGGGGGTAAGGTGGCTGGTGGACAGCCCTGGGTACGAGGCCAGTAAGGCCCGCCATGTCGGGGCTGAAACTGACAACGCCCAGGGGCCTGGGCAGTGCGCCGTCCAGAGCGGCCCGGGCAGTCAGACCCGGACCCTTGGGGAGGTCGGACCGGCCTGCCGGGTAGGGACAGCCCCTGGCAGTAGCAGGAGGATCCTGAGGGCTCCCCCTGGGGTCTTTCCCTTACGGAGAAGAGGTGTGAGGGCAGGACCTTGGGGCAGGAGATGTGACCCTTGA
- the BTBD6 gene encoding BTB/POZ domain-containing protein 6, producing the protein MLLPLACLHGRVAQCLTALLVLAEPPPRPRRGARALGPPPARAEAALPAKMAAELYPAAGAAAATATDIANSNAAAAAGRKGPPCAPPPAPPPPAPAPPAPDNNNLESPSWQAVHPTLRERNALMFNNELMADVHFVVGPPGAARRVPAHKYVLAVGSSVFYAMFYGDLAEVKSEIHIPDVEPAAFLILLKYMYSDEIDLEADTVLATLYAAKKYIVPALAKACVNFLETSLEAKNACVLLSQSRLFEEPELTQRCWEVIDAQAEMALRSEGFCEIDWQTLEIIVTREALNAKEAVVFEAVLNWAEAECKRQGLPVTARNKRHVLGPALYLVRIPTMSLEEFANGAAQSDVLTLEETHSIFLWYTAANKPPLSFPLTKRKGLAPQRCHRFQSSAYRSNQWRYRGRCDSIQFAVDRRVFVAGLGLYGSSAGKAEYSVKIELKRLGLVLAQKRTRFVSDGSSSTFPVWFEHPVQVEQDTFYTASAVLDGSELSYFGQEGMTEVQCGKVTFQFQCSSDSTNGTGVQGGQIPELIFYA; encoded by the exons ATGCTGCTGCCCCTGGCCTGCCTGCACGGCCGGGTGGCGCAGTGCCTCACGGCGCTCCTGGTGCTCGCGGAGCCGCCCCCCCGGCCCCGGCGCGGCGCTCGGGCGCTCGGTCCCCCGCCGGCGCGCGCGGAGGCCGCCCTGCCCGCGAAGATGGCCGCGGAGCTGTACCCGGCCGCCGGCGCCGCGGCCGCCACCGCCACGGACATCGCCAACAGcaacgccgccgccgccgcgggcaGGAAGGGCCCGCCCTgcgccccgccgcccgccccgccgccgcccgcgcccgcgccgcccgcgccGGACAACAACAACTTGGAGAGCCCCAGCTGGCAGGCGGTGCACCCGACCCTGCGCGAGCG GAACGCGCTCATGTTCAACAACGAGCTCATGGCCGACGTGCACTTCGTCGTGGGGCCCCCGGGAGCGGCCCGCAGGGTGCCCGCCCACAAG TACGTCCTGGCCGTGGGCAGCTCCGTCTTCTACGCCATGTTCTACGGCGACTTGGCCGAAGTGAAGTCGGAAATCCACATCCCCGACGTGGAGCCCGCGGCCTTCCTCATCTTGCTCAA gtACATGTACAGCGACGAGATCGACCTGGAAGCCGACACGGTGCTGGCCACTCTCTACGCTGCCAAGAAGTACATCGTCCCCGCTCTAGCGAAAGCCTGCGTCAACTTCCTGGAGACGAGTCTGGAAGCCAAAAACGCCTGCGTCCTGCTGTCGCAGAGCCGGCTGTTTGAGGAGCCGGAGCTGACCCAGCGCTGCTGGGAGGTCATCGACGCGCAGGCCGAGATGGCTCTGCGGTCTGAAGGCTTCTGTGAGATCGACTGGCAGACGCTGGAAATCATCGTGACGCGGGAGGCCCTCAACGCCAAGGAGGCGGTGGTCTTCGAGGCCGTGCTCAACTGGGCCGAGGCAGAGTGCAAGAGACAGGGCTTGCCGGTCACCGCGCGCAACAAGAGGCACGTTTTGGGGCCCGCCCTCTACCTGGTCCGAATCCCCACCATGAGCCTGGAGGAGTTTGCCAACGGCGCTGCCCAGTCGGACGTCCTGACCCTGGAGGAGACCCACAGCATCTTCCTGTGGTACACGGCAGCCAACAAGCCTCCGCTCAGCTTCCCCCTGACCAAGAGGAAGGGCCTGGCCCCGCAGCGCTGCCACCGCTTCCAGTCGTCCGCCTACCGCAGCAACCAGTGGCGCTACCGCGGGCGCTGCGACAGCATCCAGTTCGCCGTGGACAGGAGGGTGTTTGTCGCGGGGCTGGGCCTGTACGGCTCCAGCGCCGGCAAAGCCGAGTACAGCGTCAAGATCGAACTCAAGCGGCTAGGGCTGGTGCTGGCGCAGAAGCGGACCAGGTTCGTGTCGGACGGCTCCAGCAGCACTTTCCCGGTGTGGTTCGAGCACCCCGTGCAGGTGGAGCAGGACACCTTCTACACAGCCAGCGCCGTCCTGGACGGCAGCGAGCTCAGCTACTTCGGGCAGGAAGGCATGACGGAAGTGCAGTGTGGCAAGGTGACCTTCCAGTTCCAGTGCTCCTCGGACAGCACCAACGGGACCGGGGTGCAGGGTGGGCAGATCCCCGAGCTCATCTTCTACGCCTGA